The proteins below come from a single Corylus avellana chromosome ca3, CavTom2PMs-1.0 genomic window:
- the LOC132174557 gene encoding transcription elongation factor TFIIS-like, translating to MVKVEPGRNEMSGSSAKTSGVTKRVIILKIRKPEEPPKRLGKILKSAPIDPAAAYREKVRKQLELAFSRVANEADDEGGVKPDVTACDPVRVAASVESAMFEKIGWSNGIKKAKYRSVMFNLNDPENPNLRRKVLLGQIKPEVLVTMSAMEMASQKRQRENIQIQLKSLNRCLHDTELKEKASTDMFQCSRCRERKCTYHQLQTRSADEPMTTYVTCVNCNNHWKFS from the coding sequence ATGGTGAAGGTGGAGCCAGGAAGAAACGAGATGAGTGGAAGTTCTGCAAAAACTTCTGGGGTTACAAAGAGAGTGATCATCTTGAAGATTCGTAAGCCAGAGGAGCCGCCGAAGAGGTTGGGTAAGATTTTAAAGTCGGCGCCGATCGACCCTGCTGCGGCTTATCGTGAAAAGGTTCGCAAACAACTGGAGCTGGCGTTTTCCAGAGTTGCTAATGAAGCCGACGACGAGGGCGGCGTGAAGCCTGATGTGACGGCGTGTGACCCTGTTCGAGTTGCCGCTTCTGTAGAGTCGGCGATGTTCGAGAAGATTGGTTGGTCTAATGGGATTAAGAAGGCCAAATACCGATCAGTGATGTTCAACCTCAACGACCCAGAAAACCCGAATTTGCGGAGGAAGGTGCTTCTTGGACAGATCAAGCCGGAGGTGCTTGTGACCATGTCTGCGATGGAGATGGCAAGCCAGAAGAGGCAGCGTGAGAatatccaaattcaattgaagtCCCTGAACAGATGCTTGCATGATACCGAATTGAAAGAAAAGGCCTCCACCGACATGTTTCAGTGCAGCCGGTGCCGTGAGCGCAAGTGCACTTACCATCAACTGCAGACCAGGAGCGCCGACGAGCCAATGACAACCTATGTCACGTGCGTAAATTGCAACAACCATTGGAAGTTCTCATAA
- the LOC132175343 gene encoding reactive Intermediate Deaminase A, chloroplastic — protein MAWCAARSIHVPTIDVGALRKRAPVAAGVGFASVAGTTLWRSSFPTFSSSKRSTPFACLGISTDSRIKEPVQTEKAPAALGPYSQAIKANNFLFVSGVLGLVPETGKFISDSVEDQTEQVLKNMGEILKAGGASYAAVVKTTIMLADLKDFKKVNEIYAKYFSSPSPARATYQVAALPLDAKIEIECIAAL, from the exons ATGGCTTGGTGTGCAGCTAGGTCGATTCACGTGCCGACGATCGATGTGGGCGCGCTGCGCAAACGGGCTCCGGTGGCCGCCGGCGTGGGATTTGCCTCCGTGGCAGGCACCACCTTATGGCGTTCCTCCTTCcccactttttcttcttccaagcGCTCTACGCCCTTCGCTTGCTTGGGCATTTCCACTGATTCTC GTATAAAGGAACCTGTTCAAACAGAAAAGGCTCCTGCAGCACTGGGACCATATTCTCAGGCCATCAAAGCTAACAACTTTCTCTTCGTGTCTGGTGTTCTTGGGCTTGTTCCAGAG ACTGGGAAGTTCATCTCGGATTCTGTGGAAGATCAAACAGAGCAG GTTCTCAAAAATATGGGAGAAATACTGAAAGCTGGTGGTGCAAGTTATGCTGCAGTAGTTAAGACAACAATTAT GTTAGCCGACTTGAAAGACTTCAAGAAAGTGAATGAGATTTATGCTAAAT ATTTTTCTTCGCCTTCCCCTGCTCGTGCAACCTATCAGGTAGCAGCATTACCTTTGGATGCGAAGATCGAAATTGAGTGCATTGCTGCATTATAA
- the LOC132175763 gene encoding NEP1-interacting protein-like 1: protein MTLLSIFPTMEGWFSCITKAVFRSKEAAICGLRTGFFTRVIKTVALAAFTCFLALGGALVGIFVGAIKGQTTETGFLNGAGIGAVTGALAAIQLLESAADCESLSKVALLGSLMNGRVFVEWVCPAVLKAYQWQVRNLETNYREVSDIYDISSGVKGLSDSCIQKLPMHRFHSRQMIESCDDFCCSICLQDFKDENSVRELPNCGHLFHLDCIDQWLTRQGTCPVCRDYVCDD from the exons ATGACACTGTTGAGCATCTTTCCAACAATGGAGGGGTGGTTTTCTTGCATAACAAAGGCAGTATTCAGGTCTAAAGAGGCTGCAATTTGTGGTCTTCGAACAGGGTTTTTCACCAGAGTGATCAAGACAGTAGCTCTTGCTGCATTCACCTGCTTTCTTGCATTGG GAGGGGCTTTGGTGGGAATATTTGTTGGAGCCATCAAAGGGCAGACCACAGAAACTGGGTTTCTAAATGGGGCAGGCATAGGAGCTGTGACAGGGGCACTTGCAGCCATTCAATTACTGGAATCTGCAGCTGATTGCGAGTCATTATCCAAG GTTGCCCTCTTAGGTAGTTTAATGAATGGGAGGGTCTTCGTGGAATGGGTTTGTCCTGCAGTGCTAAAAGCTTATCAGTGGCAA GTTAGGAATCTTGAAACAAATTATCGAGAAGTTTCAGATATCTATGACATCAGTAGTGGAGTTAAAGGGCTATCCGACAGCTGCATTCAGAAGCTTCCTATGCATAGGTTTCACTCTAGACAGATGATCGAATCATGTGATGATTTCTGTTGCTCCATTTGCTTACAG GATTTCAAGGATGAAAACTCTGTGAGAGAACTTCCCAACTGTGGACACCTCTTTCATCTGGACTGCATAGACCAGTGGCTAACTAGACAAGGCACTTGCCCAGTGTGTAGAGATTATGTTTGTGACGATTGA
- the LOC132175887 gene encoding uncharacterized protein LOC132175887 isoform X1: MMGINLGCSKKGIKMSDHYENDDSALVGELDLNFSIDEEKKVQDHVDDNLARSGELNVDMNQHEKLGPPSLLADFAYDISNSSHEKSYPVPDEFVHDDVGSTKFDYDHERIQSPLKNNHYQGEMDELHGSNFLNSSHLKAQTFSIKGTEDSAHSQESPLLAEGNRGEQMERDSDLGRPSVYKEIEGEGSDTGHLLSSPRSLWSKNEPKNGNFYHSINSPTENRKPDTLHSGMQSPKRTPRLATSSVMENQMLVSPERSPCIRQSPSGHKPLSSQQVFQDPSYSPRSHRQKHSSPKRQGLEKGLPSQDQISPARKISVSPPRLRKGSRHKDDSSRKGISASRKTSYSPSYDRRRDRSVSRSPIRQRDYKRKYRGRSRSRSPYSRAHYRSPRRRFSPRRRSPSGDHSHHQSARRRPWSPPRNRNTGVGLPGRNLFVAGFSFLTTERDLERKFSTFGRVRDVRIVRDKRSGDSRGFGFLSLERDDDADAAIRALDETEWNGRIILVEKSKS; encoded by the exons ATGATGG GGATCAATTTGGGTTGTTCCAAGAAGGGAATTAAAATGAGTGATCATTATGAAAATGATGATTCTGCTTTGGTGGGAGAATTAGACCTTAACTTTTcaattgatgaagaaaaaaaggttcaagATCATGTTGATGATAATTTAGCAAGAAGTGGTGAATTAAATGTGGATATGAATCAGCATGAGAAACTGGGTCCCCCCTCACTGCTTGCAGATTTTGCATATGACATCTCAAACTCTTCTCATGAAAAATCCTATCCTGTGCCAGATGAATTTGTTCATGATGATGTTGGGAGTACAAAATTTGACTATGATCATGAGAGGATTCAGTCTCCACTCAAGAACAACCATTACCAAGGTGAGATGGATGAATTGCATGGCAGTAATTTTCTTAACTCCTCTCATTTAAAGGCACAAACTTTTAGTATTAAGGGAACTGAAGATTCTGCTCATTCACAGGAGTCTCCTCTGTTGGCAGAGGGCAACCGGGGAGAACAAATGGAGAGAGATTCTGACCTAGGTAGGCCATCTGTCTATAAGGAGATAGAAGGGGAAGGTAGTGATACAGGACATTTGTTATCTTCCCCGAGGTCACTCTGGTCCAAAAATGAGCCTAAGAATGGAAACTTCTACCACTCCATAAACTCTCCAACTGAGAACAGAAAGCCTGACACGCTCCATTCTGGCATGCAATCTCCCAAGAGAACTCCCAGACTAGCGACATCATCTGTGATGGAGAACCAGATGCTGGTTTCTCCTGAAAGGTCTCCTTGCATTCGCCAATCACCCAGTGGTCATAAGCCACTGTCTTCTCAACAAGTATTTCAGGACCCATCATATTCACCCAGATCACATAGGCAGAAACATTCTTCACCTAAAAGGCAAGGCCTAGAAAAAGGGCTTCCATCCCAAGATCAGATATCTCCTGCTAGGAAAATTTCTGTTTCTCCACCAAGGTTGCGGAAAGGGTCCAGGCATAAGGATGATTCTTCTCGGAAGGGCATATCTGCATCACGAAAAACCAGTTACTCACCCTCATATGATCGAAGACGGGACAGATCAGTGTCAAGGTCACCCATTCGGCAAAGAGATTACAAGAGAAAATATCGTGGTAGATCTCGATCAAGGTCCCCATACTCAAGAGCTCATTATAGATCCCCAAG GAGAAGGTTTTCCCCAAGACGAAGATCTCCTTCTGGAGATCATTCTCATCATCAGTCCGCTAGAAGAAGACCCTGGTCACCACCTCGTAATAGGAACACTGGAGTGGGGTTACCAGGTAGAAATTTGTTTGTTGCAGGTTTTAGCTTTTTGACTACTGAGAGGGATTTGGAAAGGAAGTTTTCTACATTTGGTCGTGTACGAGATGTTCGTATTGTTCGAGACAAGAG GTCTGGGGATTCGCGTGGGTTTGGATTTTTATCCTTGGAAAGGGATGACGATGCAGATGCAGCAATCAGAGCCCTGGATGAGACTGAATGGAATGGTCGAATTATCCTTGTGGAGAAATCAAAATCTTGA
- the LOC132175887 gene encoding uncharacterized protein LOC132175887 isoform X2, whose amino-acid sequence MSDHYENDDSALVGELDLNFSIDEEKKVQDHVDDNLARSGELNVDMNQHEKLGPPSLLADFAYDISNSSHEKSYPVPDEFVHDDVGSTKFDYDHERIQSPLKNNHYQGEMDELHGSNFLNSSHLKAQTFSIKGTEDSAHSQESPLLAEGNRGEQMERDSDLGRPSVYKEIEGEGSDTGHLLSSPRSLWSKNEPKNGNFYHSINSPTENRKPDTLHSGMQSPKRTPRLATSSVMENQMLVSPERSPCIRQSPSGHKPLSSQQVFQDPSYSPRSHRQKHSSPKRQGLEKGLPSQDQISPARKISVSPPRLRKGSRHKDDSSRKGISASRKTSYSPSYDRRRDRSVSRSPIRQRDYKRKYRGRSRSRSPYSRAHYRSPRRRFSPRRRSPSGDHSHHQSARRRPWSPPRNRNTGVGLPGRNLFVAGFSFLTTERDLERKFSTFGRVRDVRIVRDKRSGDSRGFGFLSLERDDDADAAIRALDETEWNGRIILVEKSKS is encoded by the exons ATGAGTGATCATTATGAAAATGATGATTCTGCTTTGGTGGGAGAATTAGACCTTAACTTTTcaattgatgaagaaaaaaaggttcaagATCATGTTGATGATAATTTAGCAAGAAGTGGTGAATTAAATGTGGATATGAATCAGCATGAGAAACTGGGTCCCCCCTCACTGCTTGCAGATTTTGCATATGACATCTCAAACTCTTCTCATGAAAAATCCTATCCTGTGCCAGATGAATTTGTTCATGATGATGTTGGGAGTACAAAATTTGACTATGATCATGAGAGGATTCAGTCTCCACTCAAGAACAACCATTACCAAGGTGAGATGGATGAATTGCATGGCAGTAATTTTCTTAACTCCTCTCATTTAAAGGCACAAACTTTTAGTATTAAGGGAACTGAAGATTCTGCTCATTCACAGGAGTCTCCTCTGTTGGCAGAGGGCAACCGGGGAGAACAAATGGAGAGAGATTCTGACCTAGGTAGGCCATCTGTCTATAAGGAGATAGAAGGGGAAGGTAGTGATACAGGACATTTGTTATCTTCCCCGAGGTCACTCTGGTCCAAAAATGAGCCTAAGAATGGAAACTTCTACCACTCCATAAACTCTCCAACTGAGAACAGAAAGCCTGACACGCTCCATTCTGGCATGCAATCTCCCAAGAGAACTCCCAGACTAGCGACATCATCTGTGATGGAGAACCAGATGCTGGTTTCTCCTGAAAGGTCTCCTTGCATTCGCCAATCACCCAGTGGTCATAAGCCACTGTCTTCTCAACAAGTATTTCAGGACCCATCATATTCACCCAGATCACATAGGCAGAAACATTCTTCACCTAAAAGGCAAGGCCTAGAAAAAGGGCTTCCATCCCAAGATCAGATATCTCCTGCTAGGAAAATTTCTGTTTCTCCACCAAGGTTGCGGAAAGGGTCCAGGCATAAGGATGATTCTTCTCGGAAGGGCATATCTGCATCACGAAAAACCAGTTACTCACCCTCATATGATCGAAGACGGGACAGATCAGTGTCAAGGTCACCCATTCGGCAAAGAGATTACAAGAGAAAATATCGTGGTAGATCTCGATCAAGGTCCCCATACTCAAGAGCTCATTATAGATCCCCAAG GAGAAGGTTTTCCCCAAGACGAAGATCTCCTTCTGGAGATCATTCTCATCATCAGTCCGCTAGAAGAAGACCCTGGTCACCACCTCGTAATAGGAACACTGGAGTGGGGTTACCAGGTAGAAATTTGTTTGTTGCAGGTTTTAGCTTTTTGACTACTGAGAGGGATTTGGAAAGGAAGTTTTCTACATTTGGTCGTGTACGAGATGTTCGTATTGTTCGAGACAAGAG GTCTGGGGATTCGCGTGGGTTTGGATTTTTATCCTTGGAAAGGGATGACGATGCAGATGCAGCAATCAGAGCCCTGGATGAGACTGAATGGAATGGTCGAATTATCCTTGTGGAGAAATCAAAATCTTGA
- the LOC132175887 gene encoding serine/arginine-rich splicing factor SR45a-like isoform X3, with protein MMMLGVQNLTMIMRGFSLHSRTTITKESPLLAEGNRGEQMERDSDLGRPSVYKEIEGEGSDTGHLLSSPRSLWSKNEPKNGNFYHSINSPTENRKPDTLHSGMQSPKRTPRLATSSVMENQMLVSPERSPCIRQSPSGHKPLSSQQVFQDPSYSPRSHRQKHSSPKRQGLEKGLPSQDQISPARKISVSPPRLRKGSRHKDDSSRKGISASRKTSYSPSYDRRRDRSVSRSPIRQRDYKRKYRGRSRSRSPYSRAHYRSPRRRFSPRRRSPSGDHSHHQSARRRPWSPPRNRNTGVGLPGRNLFVAGFSFLTTERDLERKFSTFGRVRDVRIVRDKRSGDSRGFGFLSLERDDDADAAIRALDETEWNGRIILVEKSKS; from the exons ATGATGATGTTGGGAGTACAAAATTTGACTATGATCATGAGAGGATTCAGTCTCCACTCAAGAACAACCATTACCAAG GAGTCTCCTCTGTTGGCAGAGGGCAACCGGGGAGAACAAATGGAGAGAGATTCTGACCTAGGTAGGCCATCTGTCTATAAGGAGATAGAAGGGGAAGGTAGTGATACAGGACATTTGTTATCTTCCCCGAGGTCACTCTGGTCCAAAAATGAGCCTAAGAATGGAAACTTCTACCACTCCATAAACTCTCCAACTGAGAACAGAAAGCCTGACACGCTCCATTCTGGCATGCAATCTCCCAAGAGAACTCCCAGACTAGCGACATCATCTGTGATGGAGAACCAGATGCTGGTTTCTCCTGAAAGGTCTCCTTGCATTCGCCAATCACCCAGTGGTCATAAGCCACTGTCTTCTCAACAAGTATTTCAGGACCCATCATATTCACCCAGATCACATAGGCAGAAACATTCTTCACCTAAAAGGCAAGGCCTAGAAAAAGGGCTTCCATCCCAAGATCAGATATCTCCTGCTAGGAAAATTTCTGTTTCTCCACCAAGGTTGCGGAAAGGGTCCAGGCATAAGGATGATTCTTCTCGGAAGGGCATATCTGCATCACGAAAAACCAGTTACTCACCCTCATATGATCGAAGACGGGACAGATCAGTGTCAAGGTCACCCATTCGGCAAAGAGATTACAAGAGAAAATATCGTGGTAGATCTCGATCAAGGTCCCCATACTCAAGAGCTCATTATAGATCCCCAAG GAGAAGGTTTTCCCCAAGACGAAGATCTCCTTCTGGAGATCATTCTCATCATCAGTCCGCTAGAAGAAGACCCTGGTCACCACCTCGTAATAGGAACACTGGAGTGGGGTTACCAGGTAGAAATTTGTTTGTTGCAGGTTTTAGCTTTTTGACTACTGAGAGGGATTTGGAAAGGAAGTTTTCTACATTTGGTCGTGTACGAGATGTTCGTATTGTTCGAGACAAGAG GTCTGGGGATTCGCGTGGGTTTGGATTTTTATCCTTGGAAAGGGATGACGATGCAGATGCAGCAATCAGAGCCCTGGATGAGACTGAATGGAATGGTCGAATTATCCTTGTGGAGAAATCAAAATCTTGA